Below is a genomic region from Azoarcus sp. KH32C.
ATGTTGGTCGCGATCGCTGCACGCTGGCTCTCGTTGAGCACGTCCGAAAGGTCGGCGCGCACTTCGGCGAGCACCGTGAGCTCGTCCATGTGGTGCGGGCGGCTGATCTGAAGCTGGTAGTGGCCACACAGGCTCTCGTGGCGGAGGATGATTTCCTCGATCTGCGTCGGGAAGACGTTCACGCCGCGGATGATCAGCATGTCGTCGCTGCGGCCGGTGATCTTGCCGATGCGCCGCATCGTGCGCGCGGTGCCGGGCAGCAGCACGGTGAGGTCGCGCGTGCGGTAGCGGACGATGGGCAGTGCTTCCTTGGTCAGCGAGGTGAAGACCAGTTCGCCGGGGGTGCCGTCGGGGAGGACTTCGCCGGTGACCGGGTCGATGATCTCGGGGTAGAAGTGATCTTCCCAGATGTGCGGGCCGTCCTTGGTTTCGATGCACTCGCAGGCGACACCCGGGCCGACCACTTCGGACAGTCCGTAGATGTCGATCGCGTCGATGCCGAGGCGCGTCTCGATTTCGCGGCGCATCTCGTTGGTCCAGGGTTCGGCGCCGAAGACGCCGATTCGCAAGCTGGTCGACGCGGGATCGACGCCTTGCGCCTGCAGCTCGTCGGCGATCGTCAGCATGTAGGACGGCGTCGCCATGATCATCGTCGGCTTGAACTCGCGGATCAGCTGTACCTGCTTCTCGGTGTTGCCGCCGCCCATCGGGACGACAGTCGCGCCGAGCTCCTCGCCTCCGTAGTGCGCGCCGAGCCCACCCGTGAAGAGGCCGTAGCCGTAGGAATTGAGGATGATGTCGTCAGCGGTGCCGCCGGCTGCACGCAGCGAGCGCGCCATCACCGCGCCCCACATTGCGATGTCGTTCTTCGTGTAGCCGACGACGGTCGGCAGGCCGGTCGTGCCTGACGACGCATGCACGCGCACGATGTCGCGCATGGGCACCGCGAACATCCCGTAGGGGTAATTGTCGCGCAGTTCCTTCTTCGTCGTGAAGGGGAAGCGCGAGAGGTCCGAGAGCTGCTTCAGGTCCGACGGTTGAACGCCCGCCGCGTCGAAGGCGGCGCGGTAGTGCGGCACGTTGTCGTAGGCGTGCTGCAGGCTCCATTTGAGGCGTTCGAGCTGCAATGCGGCGAGCTCGTCGCGGCTCGCCTTCTCGATCGGGTCGAGCGTTCCGGGCGCTGCGCCCTTTGCCGTTACCCACTTATCCCTAGCCGACATGTTCGGTCTCCGCCATACGTTTCACGAACTGCATGTTCTCGACGACCTTGCCCTGGATGTGCTCGATCTGCTCCTCGCTCAGATGGCGAAAGCGGCCCATCACCTTGAGGTATTCCGTCACCGGCAAGGGGTCTTCGACGGACTTCGTGAAGTGCAGGCCGGTCTTCGGCGTGTACTCCCACAGCATCACGAAGTTGGTCTCGACGGCCTTGCGCGCGACTTCCATGTTCTGGTGCGAGGGGAAGCGCCAGCCGGTCGTGCAGGGCGAATACACGTGGAGGTAGGCGAAGCCGGTCTTGGAGGCTTCGAGCGCGCGGTCGAGCTTTTCGTAGAGGTCTTCCATGTAGGCCGTGGAGGCCGTGGCGACGTACGCGCAGCGGTGGTTCATCATGATCAGCGGCAGGTTCTTCGCGTCCTGCGTCTTGCCGCGCGAGGTTTCGCCCACCGGTGTCGTCGAGGTCCATGCGCCGTAAGGCGTGCAGCTCGAACGCTGCATGCCGGTGTTCATGTAGCCCTCGTTGTCGACGACCATGAAGAGCATCTGCTCGCCGCGCTCGGCAGCGCCTGAGAGCGACTGGAAGCCGACGTCCGACGCGCCGCCGTCACCCGCGATCGCGAGCGCCGTGACCTCGCGGCCCACGCGCTTGTACTGGCGCTTGATACCCGCGAGCATCGCCGCGGTATTGGTCAGCAGCGGATGGAACACCGGCACCTTGGTGCCCGTCGTGCCGTTGAAGCCGACCGAGCCCATGCCCGGCACGCAGCCCGGCGGCGTCGCAAGCACGGTATCCGGTCCGACGCGGCGCAGCGTGTGGCGCATCAGCAGTTCCGTGTTGCAGCCCTGGCAGCCCGCGAGGCCGGGCGCAAAGAGGTCTTCCCACTGGCCGACTTCGTTGTAGATGTTGGCGGTGGTGATGTACTTCAGCGCGCCGTGCGGACAGGCTGGGACGCAGGCGGGGCTGCCGTCGCAGGTGTCGCACTTCGCGACGTGGCCGGTCGCTTCATCGAGCGCGATGCCCGCGTAGGTACAGCCGACGGTACACAGCAGGCAATCGACGCATTTCGACGCGTCCCAGCCGATCACGCCGGTGTCGCCGTCCTTGTCGAGCGCGCCGGCCGGGCACACGCTGACGCATTTCGGATCGGCACACTGGCGGCACAGGGCCAACTCAAAGGCCTTCTCCCGGCCCTGAATCTGGATGCGCGAACGCGCGATGTCGTCCGTCCCGGTCTTGACCTGCGCGCAGGCCTTCATGCAATCGCCGCAACCGTCGCACTTGGCGGGGTCGAAGGCGATGGTGCTGTAAGCTCGTCCCATGAATGCTCCTTAGCGCCAGGTCTGCGACATGATTTCGCGCCCGACGGCGAGCGGCGTGTCGATGAATCGCTCACGCACCGGTGTGAGGTCGATACGGCGCAGGATCAGTTGACACATCACGCCCGCGTCGAAGAACTGGTTGATGCTGAAAATGCCGTGCAGCCGGCCGTCGTTGAAGATCACCTTCAGGTAGCGGCCGCGGCGCTCATCGAAGTGCGTGACGACCTCGGCGCCTTCCGGCACGTCGCCGCTGCCGACCGAGATCGCATGGCGGCCGAAGAAGTGATAGGTGTTGAGCGGCACGCCGCCTGCGTAGGCCTTGAGTCCGGGGTCGTCCGCCATCGACATGCCGGCGATGCGGCCCTGTTCGGTCGCCGACGGCAGGATCGCGTTCACCTGCTTGTCGGCGGCGAAGAAGTGCTTCGCTTGCGCGCAATCGCCAGCGGCCCAGACGTTCGGGACGCTCGTGCGCATCTGGTCGTCCACGACGATCCCTTGCTCGCGTTCGATCGGGGAGCCGTTGAGGTAGCCGACGTCGGGCCGCACGCCGGTAGCGACGAGCAGCAGGTCGGCGTCGAGCGTCGCGCCGTTTTCGAGCGTTACCAGCGCGCCGGTGGCGGTCTTCGCGAGACCGACGACGCGGCTGCCGGTAAGCACCGTGGCCCCGGCTTCGCGGAAAGCCGCTTCGATCAACGCGGACGCCGTCGCATCGAAGTAGCCGCCGAGCACGGTCGCCCCCATCTCGACGATCGTCACCTTCGCGCCGGCCTTCACGAGGTTCTCCGCCGCGTGCATGCCGACGAGGCCGCCGCCGAGGACCACGGCGTTCTTCGATTGGGCAATCGCTGCATTCAGTGCGGTCGCATCGTCCAGCGTGCGCAGCACGTGGAAGTCGACGGTGTCGATGCCGGGGATCGGCGGGATCACCGGTGAGGCGCCGGTCGCGAGGAGCAGCCTCTCGTAGCGCAGGCGCGAACCGTCGGTGAGTTGCGCGACGTTCGTCCCGGCGTCGAGCGCTGTGAGCCCGGTGCTGCGGCGGTAAGCGACGTTGTTGCGCGCGAAGAAATCCTCGTCGCGCAGGAAGACGCGTTCCGGCGCCGATTTGCCCGACACGACGTAGGGCAGCACCGTCGGCGAGTACGGCAGGTGGGCGTCGCGCGTGACGACGGTGACGCTGCCCTCGGCGTCGTGCATGCGGATCGCGTTGATCGCCTCGAGCGCGGCGTGGCTGCTGCCGGCGATCAGGTACTTGGTGTGTTGAATGGCGCGGTCCATGGTCAATCCTTTTCGTTGAGCCACACCGGTTCGTCGGACGCCGGAGCACCGTTGAACAAGGCCTCGGTGGCGTCGATCACGCGATGCACATGCGGAATCGTGATGTCCGCCCCGGCGAGCCCGCCGATGAAACTCATCGACGGGATCTGGCGGCCCAGGCGATACAGCACCGCCATCGTCTCCTGGTACATCGGCCCGCAGTTCCAGCGGAATCCGACGGAGCGGTCGATCACGCCGAGCGCGCGGACCTTGGCCAGCGCCTGCTTCAGCGCCTCGACCGGGAAGGGGCTGAAGGTCTTGATCTTGATGAGACCGACCTTCTTGCCGGCCTCGCGCGCTTCGTCGATGGCGTCCTTCGCGGCGCCGGTCATGCTGCCGAGCGTCATGATCGCGAAGTCCGCATCGTCGAGCCGGTACTCCTCGACCAGCGGCGCAAAGCTGCGGCCGATGCGCTTCGCCCAGTCCGCATGCACTTCCTCGATCACGGAGAGCGCGTTCTGCATGCCGCGGCACTGGCCTTTGCGGTAGCGCACGAAGGTCTGCGGCCCCTTGCCGGTGGTGCCACCGGTGAGCGGATCGACCGCCATCGGGCGCAACGGGTCGAGCGCGACGTGCCAGTTCACGTTCTTCTCACCCATGAAGGCATCGACGTCGGCCTGGTCGGGCAGCTCGACGCGCGAGGCGCCGTAGGACAGGTAGTTGCCGTCGAGGCACACGTTCACCGGCAACATCACGTCGTGGTGCTCGGCGATCTTGAAGGCCATCACGGTCGTGTCGAGCACTTCCTGTACGTTCTCGCAGTACACCTGGATCCACCCCGCCTCACGCACTGTCATTGCGTCCTGATGACCGCCCCACACCGACTGCGGCGTGATGCCGTCGCGCGTGACGATGGTCAGCACGATCGGCAGGCGCATGCCGGGGGTACGGAAATAGGGTTCGAACATGAAGGCGAGGCCTGGGCCGCAGGTCGCGGTGTAGGTGCGCGCGCCGGCCAGTGCCCCGCCCTGCAGCACGGAGAGCACCGAGTGCTCGCCTTCGGCATCGACGATGTCGGCGTCCATGCGGCCATCCGCGATCAGCTTCGCCAGGTGCTCGACCAGCGAGGACTGCGGCGTGATCGGGTACACCGACACCATGTCGGGACGCGCGAGCGCGACGCCCAGCGCGGCGGCTTCGTTGCCTTCGGCGAGGATCACCTTCTGCTTGCGCGGCGCGTCGACGGCCGCCGGCTTGTCCAGCGTTTCAGTCGTCATTGGGCTTCCCCGATCATCGTGATCGCCCGCTGCGGGCACTCGTTCGCGCAGATGCCGCAGCCCTTGCAGGTCTTCAGGTTGAAGTCGAACCACGCCGCGTGCTCCTCGACGCACTGCACCGGGCAGTACAGCCAGCACACCGCGCACTTCACGCATTTATCGCGATCGACGACCGGCCGCATGCTGCGCCAGTCTCCGGGCAGCATCGGGCTGACGACGGTCGCGACCGGACAGAGGTCGTCGGGGACATTCGCCTGCTCCAGGTTGAACAGCGGATAGCTGTGATGCCGGCTCATGCCGCGGCCCTCCTTTCGATCTGGTGGACGACCGCTTCGGCATAGCCACGCTCCAGCGCAGTCATGTTCTGCGCGAGGCCGGCGTCGCGGAAGTCGGAATCCTCCAGTGCGCGCTTCAGCGAATCGAGCGACACGACGCCGGTCGTGCGCGCGAAGGCGCCGAGCATCAACGTATTGGTGATCGGGCGCTTGAAGATCTCGAGCGCGATGCGCACCGCGTCGAGCAGGCCGACGGTCGCGACGCAGTCCGGCAATGTCAGCTCGGCGAGCGGTCGGTGCGTCGCCTGCACCAGCGTGCCGCCGGGCTTCATGCCGGCGAAGATGTCGACGGATTTCGTCAGCGTCGGATCGACACAGACGATGCAGTCGGGCTGGTAGATGTTGGTCAACTGGCGGATCTCGCGCTCGCTCATGCGCAGGAAGGACACCACCGGCGCGCCGCGGCGTTCGAACCCGAAGGACGGGATCGATACCGCGTACTTGCCCTCCTCCACCATCGCCGCGGCGAGGATGCCGGACGCCATGACCGAACCCTGGCCGCCCCGGCCATGGAATCGCACTTCGTACATCTCGTCTCCTCCTGCGTTGCAGGGGCGGGACTGCGTGGCCCCGCGTTGTTGGTGTTTCGATTGCTACTGCGTCTCGGCGCCGACTGTGGTCCGCGGCAGGATTGCATCCCGCTTCGGACCCAGCGTGGCTCGGTGCCCTACGTCCCGCCCCAGCCCGGCTTCACTGCCGGACCGGCCACTCCGCGACCGCGCACAGGCAAGTGAGGCAGCGCGAATCCCTGCGTAAAGGCTGCCCGCCGCACGAGCGTGTATTTCAGCCACCAGCCTGCGCCGACGGCGATCAGCCCGGCCAGGACCAACGCCGCGCCCGTTACCGGCGCACCGAGCACCGAAACGAGCAGCAAGACTGCCGGCAGCAGGTGGCCGAAGCTCAGGAACAGACTGTCGATCCTGGAAAGCGCGCGCAGGCTCCCTTCCGGCGCGCCGTCCGAGCGCAGCGCCCGGAGGTAGTTGCGCCACAGCAGCACGCGGACCAGAAGAAGCAGGAGCACCACTGCCGCGACGCCGATCTGGGCTGCCGCACCGGATGTCAGGAAGGGCGTAGCGGCCGCGAACAAGCCCGCGCCTTCCGTCAAGCCGGTCGCGACGACCAGCGGCAGGCAGCGCGGATGACGCCACGCGGGAATACCCTTGTCCGCCGCGAGAATCCGCGCCTGGGCATAGACGAAGGCGGCGCCGAAGAGGCCCGTCAGCAGCACGAAGACCGCCCTGTCGGTGACCAGCGCCAGCGCCCCGCACACAAACACCAGCGGCGCGGCGGCGGCTTCGCGCGTCATCCACGACGTCGCGAGGTGCCGATAGACGTTCAGCGCCCGCCACGGACGCCCGATCTCGAACCACACGCAGGTCAGCCCGGCGGCGATCAAGGCCATGCCTGCGAGCAGCAGTGCCCGGACATCCGCCCCCCACAGGCTGGCGACACCCGCGCACAACAACAGGCCCCCGCCCGTCCCGCCGGCGATGAAGTTCGATGCCGCACGCCAGTCCCAGTTGTGCTGCTGGTGCGGCCCGACGCGATCGCCGGACCGGATCTTCCCCGTCTTCATGCTCGCCATCACCGTTTGTCCCAGATGTAATACACGCCCGGCCCGGTGCCGAGTTCCTCATGCATACGGAAGTGCTGCGTCTCCGCGAGCAGGCGGCTGACCTTGCTGTCCGGGTCGTCGATGTCGCCGAAAGCCATCGCGCCCGAGATGCAGGAATTGACGCAGGCCGGCGTCACGTCCGGATCGCGCCCCGGCACCTGCCCGGTCTTTGCCGCGAGATCGATGCGGTCGATGCAGAAGGTGCATTTCATCGACACCGAGATCCGGGCCGGATCGAAGCGCACCGCCTCGGAGGCGATCGGCTTGTCGCCGTAGGCGAATTTCGCCTCATGCACGATCGACCGCGCCTCGTAGGGACAGGCCATCACGCAGTTCGCGCAGCCGATGCAGACGTCGTAGTCGATGGTGACGAGCCCGTCCGCGCGCTTCTTCGTCGCCTTCGTCGGGCAGACCTCCTCGCACGGCGGCTCGTCGCAGTGCATGCACGCGATCGGCACGAAGCTGCGGCGAACATCGGGGAATTCACCCGTTTCGAGGTCCAGCACGCGTCGCCACTGCACGCCCGGCGGCGTCGCGTTCGCGTTCTTGCAGGCGGCCGTACAGGTCTGGCAGCCGACGCAGCGGCGCAGATCGATGGTCATCACGTAGCGGGTCATCGTGCAGTCTCCTCACGCGCGACCTTGCGCACCGCGACACGCACGATGTCGGAGCCCGACCCCGTCGCATCCGTCAGCTCCATCGACATCGGCGCGATCGTGTTCAGGCTCGGCATGCCGAAATCCTTCGCGAGCGGCGTCGCCCAGTGGTCGAACTGGCCGATGATCACCAAGGTGTCGGGTCGCACGCCCTGCGCCAGCACCGCATCGCCGTAGGTCGCACCGATGTGCGAGCGGACCTCGATGCGGTCGCCGTCAGCGATGCCGAGGCTCTTCGCAGTCTTCGCATTCATGATCACGCCCGTGTGGCCGCGCACGTTCTGCGCGACTTCGCGCATCAGCGCGATGCTGGCGTTGCCGCCGGTGTGGTACTGCATGCTCTTCGTCGCGAGCAGCCACAGCGGGAAATCGTCGGGATTGCCGCCGGCATTCGCAATCTGCTGCGTCCAGCGCGCGGGCACGTCGTGCCACTCGGGCAAGGCCATGTATTCGGAGAGCTGCGCGTCCCACCAGTGCATCTTCTGCTCGTGGAGCCGGTTGCCCAGCTCGCGGCCGATGCGGAGCAGGCGCTCCTGGTAGGGCATCTCGTAGCGCAGGCCGTGCTTTTCGATCGTCGGCGACAGGTACCAGTCGAGCTTCGACATCGGCACCGTGTAGAAACCGTGCTCCTTGAACCATTCCAGATCGTGCGTCTCGCGGCCCTCGCTAAGGCTCGCTGTCGAGGCCCTGCAAACCGCGTCCCAGATCTCCTCGACCTCGTGCTCGACCGTCGGATCGAGGCTGAAGTCGTAGCCTTCCGCCTTCAGCGGCGAGCTGCCGCCCGCGCCGCGGTTCAGTGCGTTGTTGTACGCCTCCAGCAGCCCCGTGCGCTTCGCGAGCTGGGTGCTGATCCACGTGAAGTCGCGCGTATCGCCCTGCGCTTCGACCGCCGGCTGGCGCAGCGCCACGCCACGGTGCTCCCAGAACTGCTCGACAAACTTCGTGCCGCCGACCTTGATCATCTGCAGCGATTCGAGGTCCGTCGCCTCCGGCAGCAGCAGGTCCGCCATCCAGTTGGTCTCGTCGACGGTGTAGGCGAAGGACACGGTGTAGGGGAACTTCGCGATCTCCTCGACCAGCGTGCGCGTATCCCAGAACGAGATCGCGGGATTCGAGCGGTAGATGAACCACACGTCCGGGGTCGTCGGTGCGGGCATCGTCCAGTCCGACGGCACTTCGCGCTGGAACATCCAGGCGAGTTGGGTCGGCCCGAGCGCCTGGCTCCAGGCGGTGTTGCCGACGATGGGCACCAGCGTACGGTGGATGTTGCGCCCAGTCGGCTTCGCGACCCAGTTCGCCTTGTCGGTCGGGTTGAAGTACTGCGCCATGAAGCCGTCTTCGCCGGCCTTCACGCTCTTGTGCCGGTCGTCGTGCGGGCGGTTCAGGCGCACCGTCGTGCCCAACGTGCCGCCGGGATTTTCCAGCGCGCCGACCAGCACCGCGAGCAGCGTGCGCGCCCAGCAGCATTCGAATGCCCCCCAGCCGTTATTCACCGACTTGCCCAGCGTCACCGCGACGGGGCGCAGCGGCAGCGTCTTGCCGTCGATCTCGGTCGACTCGCCGATGCAGGCGTTTTCAAGGTATTCGTTGGCGATGCGGCGAATCGTGTCGGCGGGCACGTCGCACACCCCCGCCGCCCATTCGGGCGTGTATTTCTGCATGTGCTCGACGAGCTTCGTGTAGGCCGTCACGCCTTCGACCTCGCCGAGTTCATTACGGACATCGTCCGCGTCGATGCTGATCGCCCCACTCACGCGGAAGCGCCCGGCCACTGCCGGCACCGTCCCGGGCACATCGAAAGGCACGGCACGCCCGCTCGCGACGTCCCACAGCAGCGGCTTACCCGTTTCCGCATCGCGCAGGTACAGCCCGTCGGGGCCGACGAGATACGGCGACGACGTCCGGTCACGCAGGAAAGGCACGTCGAGCTTGTCGAGCCCCTGCTCGCACACCAGCACGTGGATCAGCGCGAACATGAAGGCCGGATCGGTCTTCGGCCGGATCGGCACCCACTCCGCCGAACAGGCGCCGGTGATCGACAGATGCGGCTCGACCTGCACCCGCTTGTAGCCACGCACGCGCGCATCCGCATGGCGCGTCACCGCGCAAGGCCCGCCCGAGGCCTCCGCGTTCATGCCGATCGACAGCACGAAGCGCGCGAGCGGCGTATCGGCCGCGACCGTGAAGCCACGGTGCCAGAACTCGCCGTAGAGGTGCTCGGAATGCACGCACTTCACGCCCTGACCCGAACCGAAGCTGTAGTCGATCGCTCCCCAAGCCGCGAGAAAGGCCGGAAACGACCCCATGTACATCCCCGGCGTGCCACCATGACCGAAAGTCGCCGCGACGCGCGGCAGGCCGGATTCATCGACCAGCCCCTTCGCACGCACCGAACCGAGCTTCTCGGCGAGCAGGTCCAGCGCCTCGTCCCACGAAATCGGCTCGAAACGCGGATCCTCCTTGCGGCCCTTCTTCGGGTTCGTGCGCTTCATCGGCTGCAGCACGCGGTGCGGGTTGTAAGTCTTCTGCACCAACCCGTAAGCCTTCACACAGACCCGCCCGCGCGCCGGATGCACGTCCTCGGCGGCGAAGTTCGGCTCGATCTCGGTCGCGACCCCGTCGACGACCTTCACGTTCATGAAATCCGGCCCCGCGACGCAGTTGTAGCAATAGGTCGGGACCTTCCGCACCGATTGCGGATTGGCGACTGAGGACATGTCTTCCCCGTTTCCTTTCAGTGAACCCGTTCCGGGTGCGAATAGACGCTGTGGCGTTCGCCTCGCGCGAAACCGATCAGCGTCAGCCCGGCTTCCTCGGCAATGCGCACGGCCATGCCGGTCGGCGCCGAAACCGCCGCGACGACGGCGATGCCGACTGCCGCCGCCTTCTGTACGATCTCGTAGCTCGCGCGGCTCGTCATCAGCACGAAACCGTCGGCGAAGGACATTTGGCGAGCTGCGACCGCGCCGATCAACTTGTCCAACGCGTTGTGGCGGCCAACGTCCTCGCGGACGAGCTCGACTCCGCCGTCGAAGCGGCACCATGCCGCCGCGTGCACCGCGCCGGTCAGATCGAAGAGATGCTGCATGGCCTTGAGCCCGGCCTGCGCCCGCAGCAGGGCACCGGTTTCCAGCACGCCCGCGCCCGCGATGGTCGAAACCGGACGATTGGCGAGCTGCGCCAGGCTTTCAACGCCGCAGATGCCGCAGCCGGTACGCCCGACCATCGCGCGGCGCCGTTCGCGCAGGCACGCAAAACGGGCGCCGGCAAGCTGCATCTGCACCTCGCAGCCTTGGGCATGCTCGATCACGTCGATATCGAGGATGTCGCGGACCTCTCCGGCGATCCCTTCGCTGAGGCTGAAGCCCAGCGCGAAATCCTCCAGATCCTGCGGCGTCGCCATCATCACCGCGTGCGAGAAGCCGTTGTAGACCAGCGCTACCGGCAGCTCTTCGGCGACCATGTCCTCGACCTGCGCAGCGAGCCCGCCGACCCAGCGCTCCACGCCGTACTTGCCGTGTCCATCCGCCATCTTCGAAGCTGCACCATGCTGCATTGCCCACCCCGCCGACCGGTTTGCCGGGCCCGCCGGAGATCGGCAGGCCAACGACGACGCCATGGGTTAACGATACAAATCACACCGACCATAGTCAATGTTTTTGTATCGCATTTATCGCCATTGTTTGATTTTCATCAATCCTTGAAAAATCCTCCTTACACTCCACGGCCGGACCGCGATCGCACGCGTTTCGCAACGCCAGCGACATAGGGTTAGAATCGGCCGAAAACCCCGACGCCGACGCCGTCCGGCGCGGATCTGCCCCTGGTGCCACCACGATGAAAAGCCGCTTCCTCGAGCAATGGATCAGCGATTCCCTCGCCGAGCGGCGACCGCGCGCGAACTCGCTGATCATCACGGTGTACGGCGACTTCATCGCCCCGCACGGAGGCACCGTGTGGCTCGGGAGCTTCATCCGGCTGGTCGAACCGCTGGGGCTGAACGAGCGCATGGTGCGCACCAGCGTCTATCGGCTGTCGCAGGACCACTGGCTGGAATCGGAACAGATCGGCCGCAAGAGCTATTACAGCCTCACGGCCTCGGGGCGGCGGCGTTTCGAGCACGCCTACCGGCGGATCTACGATGCCCCGCACGACACCTGGGACGGGCAATGGCAGCTCGTCGTACTCCCCTCGACCCTCGCCTCGCCGGAGCGCGATACGCTGCGCAAGGATCTGTCGTGGGCGGGCTACGGCAACGTTGCGCCGGGCGTCATGGGCCACCCCTCGGCCGACACCGCGACCTTGCAGGAAATCCTTCAGGAGACAGGCACGCAGGACAAGGTCGTGCCGATGCGGGCGACGACGCTGGGCGGGCTATCGACCAAGCCGCTGCAGGATCTCGCCCGCGAATGCTGGAACCTCGAATCGATCGAGGCCGGATACCAGGAATTTTCGGATCATCTGCGGCCGGTCCTGCGCTCGCTGCGCAGCACCCGCAATCTCGATCCGGAGCAATGCTTTCTCGTGCAGACGCTGATGATGCACGAATTCCGCCGCGCGCTGCTGCACGACCCGCAACTGCCGCCGCAACTGATGCCGCCCGACTGGAGCGGCGCCGCGGCGCGGGCGCTCTGCCAGGACATCTACCGCATCACTTGGCGGCTGTCGCAACAGCACCTGATGGCGGTCTGCGAGACGCCGGCCGGAGCCCTCCCCGGCGCAGCGCCCTATTTCTACCAGCGCTTCGGCGGCCTCGACACGGAGGCCGCCACGCCGGAAGTGGCCGAAAGCTGACGCTCAGGCCGCGAGCGGGACGATCGCGTCCACCGGACAGACGTCCTGGCACTGCGGCGTGTCGTAGTGCCCCTTGCACTCGGTGCACTTGGCGGGATCGATCACGAAAGCCGGATCGCCTTCGGCAATCGCCTCGTTCGGGCACTCGGCGACGCACACGTCGCAGCTGATACAGTCTTCGTTGATTTGCAGGGCCATTTCGGCTCACTCCTGTCGATTTTCTAAAAACGGAGGGGTTGGAGGGGCTGGATGTTCATCGCACCCGAGCGCTGATCGCCGTCACAGCGCAAAATCGGCTTCCAGTTCGGCAACCGCCACACCACCCTTCGGCTCCGGCTGGTACGCCGGACGGCTGCCTTTATACAACACCTTGCCGACGTTGAAGCCATCGTCGGT
It encodes:
- the fdhD gene encoding formate dehydrogenase accessory sulfurtransferase FdhD: MADGHGKYGVERWVGGLAAQVEDMVAEELPVALVYNGFSHAVMMATPQDLEDFALGFSLSEGIAGEVRDILDIDVIEHAQGCEVQMQLAGARFACLRERRRAMVGRTGCGICGVESLAQLANRPVSTIAGAGVLETGALLRAQAGLKAMQHLFDLTGAVHAAAWCRFDGGVELVREDVGRHNALDKLIGAVAARQMSFADGFVLMTSRASYEIVQKAAAVGIAVVAAVSAPTGMAVRIAEEAGLTLIGFARGERHSVYSHPERVH
- a CDS encoding molybdopterin-dependent oxidoreductase, with the translated sequence MSSVANPQSVRKVPTYCYNCVAGPDFMNVKVVDGVATEIEPNFAAEDVHPARGRVCVKAYGLVQKTYNPHRVLQPMKRTNPKKGRKEDPRFEPISWDEALDLLAEKLGSVRAKGLVDESGLPRVAATFGHGGTPGMYMGSFPAFLAAWGAIDYSFGSGQGVKCVHSEHLYGEFWHRGFTVAADTPLARFVLSIGMNAEASGGPCAVTRHADARVRGYKRVQVEPHLSITGACSAEWVPIRPKTDPAFMFALIHVLVCEQGLDKLDVPFLRDRTSSPYLVGPDGLYLRDAETGKPLLWDVASGRAVPFDVPGTVPAVAGRFRVSGAISIDADDVRNELGEVEGVTAYTKLVEHMQKYTPEWAAGVCDVPADTIRRIANEYLENACIGESTEIDGKTLPLRPVAVTLGKSVNNGWGAFECCWARTLLAVLVGALENPGGTLGTTVRLNRPHDDRHKSVKAGEDGFMAQYFNPTDKANWVAKPTGRNIHRTLVPIVGNTAWSQALGPTQLAWMFQREVPSDWTMPAPTTPDVWFIYRSNPAISFWDTRTLVEEIAKFPYTVSFAYTVDETNWMADLLLPEATDLESLQMIKVGGTKFVEQFWEHRGVALRQPAVEAQGDTRDFTWISTQLAKRTGLLEAYNNALNRGAGGSSPLKAEGYDFSLDPTVEHEVEEIWDAVCRASTASLSEGRETHDLEWFKEHGFYTVPMSKLDWYLSPTIEKHGLRYEMPYQERLLRIGRELGNRLHEQKMHWWDAQLSEYMALPEWHDVPARWTQQIANAGGNPDDFPLWLLATKSMQYHTGGNASIALMREVAQNVRGHTGVIMNAKTAKSLGIADGDRIEVRSHIGATYGDAVLAQGVRPDTLVIIGQFDHWATPLAKDFGMPSLNTIAPMSMELTDATGSGSDIVRVAVRKVAREETAR
- the paaX gene encoding phenylacetic acid degradation operon negative regulatory protein PaaX; the protein is MKSRFLEQWISDSLAERRPRANSLIITVYGDFIAPHGGTVWLGSFIRLVEPLGLNERMVRTSVYRLSQDHWLESEQIGRKSYYSLTASGRRRFEHAYRRIYDAPHDTWDGQWQLVVLPSTLASPERDTLRKDLSWAGYGNVAPGVMGHPSADTATLQEILQETGTQDKVVPMRATTLGGLSTKPLQDLARECWNLESIEAGYQEFSDHLRPVLRSLRSTRNLDPEQCFLVQTLMMHEFRRALLHDPQLPPQLMPPDWSGAAARALCQDIYRITWRLSQQHLMAVCETPAGALPGAAPYFYQRFGGLDTEAATPEVAES
- a CDS encoding YfhL family 4Fe-4S dicluster ferredoxin, with product MALQINEDCISCDVCVAECPNEAIAEGDPAFVIDPAKCTECKGHYDTPQCQDVCPVDAIVPLAA